From the Saccharobesus litoralis genome, one window contains:
- a CDS encoding winged helix-turn-helix domain-containing protein, which produces MIYRFQEFSFDSNKLTLYKSGQIINLRSNEANVLALLMAKPHEVVSKQDILDQVWADKVVSEQAVFQNISNLRRIFGDDAIKTFSRKGYQWQLPFCSHPASSHQCQTQCSNSTSLSNAVANPLRQVAGSGFIISQHMQRSILAIGVLVLLLLSLFSWHAFNHKTEVASPIISVLPFTYQASVAEPIVSQFTQSSSQLAAPYLQTQADVSLNFYDFIETPNLYFKQVTKADQTQLVMATQVSQYNRYLAVNFVIQGSVGNISGVVEGPDSQQVAAQLNKILDLATQLPLAKSLNQTGELDSALLELLNAKHPENLFLLTQLIEVTKDHNKGISLAEELLASAKRQNNQFYQAYAYLKLGLFLTQQGLYPVAEQKLSQALEGFNLLGNSEKIAATYRKFAIVGLHENDYDKVKKYQLLEAKTANQAGLYGIEVRAHTYLAVLAAKFKHKEDRNYYLYQAELLLDKYKMPHQHYAEVYYQKALYNQWSDPKKAEEYYQRVLAIFEPTQQHWVKEMAVTGYAKFLVRQKRWHEALALYPNPESYDGYDHMQIAHIYLAQDNERMAIEHAQESFRLLNLNAHPSEALNTALFLYGVYKRKNEQVEMDRYLGFIKQEVTQMWLRMGKHAIEKQGISIDMLRQQL; this is translated from the coding sequence ATGATCTATCGGTTTCAGGAGTTTAGTTTTGATAGCAACAAGCTAACCCTGTATAAATCGGGACAAATTATTAACCTAAGGTCGAATGAAGCCAATGTATTGGCTTTATTAATGGCAAAACCGCATGAGGTAGTGAGTAAACAGGATATTCTCGACCAGGTTTGGGCTGATAAAGTTGTGTCTGAGCAAGCTGTATTTCAAAATATCAGTAATTTGCGGCGTATTTTTGGTGACGATGCCATCAAGACTTTTTCACGCAAAGGATACCAATGGCAACTACCATTTTGTTCTCACCCTGCTAGCAGTCACCAATGTCAAACTCAATGTTCAAACTCTACAAGCTTAAGTAACGCAGTTGCAAACCCGCTGCGCCAAGTCGCTGGATCAGGCTTTATTATATCGCAACATATGCAACGCAGTATTTTGGCGATTGGCGTATTGGTTTTACTTTTGTTGTCTTTATTTAGCTGGCATGCCTTTAATCATAAAACAGAGGTCGCTAGCCCGATTATTTCTGTTTTACCCTTCACGTATCAAGCGAGCGTTGCCGAACCCATAGTTAGCCAATTTACACAGTCTAGCAGTCAGTTAGCCGCGCCTTATTTACAGACTCAAGCTGATGTTTCGCTAAATTTTTATGACTTTATTGAAACGCCAAATTTGTATTTTAAGCAGGTGACCAAAGCGGACCAAACGCAGTTGGTAATGGCAACTCAGGTATCGCAATATAATCGCTATTTGGCTGTTAACTTTGTTATTCAAGGCTCAGTTGGCAATATTTCTGGGGTTGTAGAAGGGCCTGACAGTCAGCAGGTGGCGGCACAATTGAACAAGATCCTCGACTTGGCAACTCAATTACCATTAGCCAAATCGCTTAATCAAACAGGCGAACTCGATTCTGCATTGCTTGAATTACTTAATGCCAAACACCCAGAAAATCTATTTTTGTTAACCCAGTTAATCGAGGTCACTAAAGATCATAATAAAGGCATTTCCTTAGCTGAAGAATTACTGGCCAGCGCAAAAAGACAGAATAATCAGTTTTATCAAGCTTATGCGTATTTAAAGTTAGGTTTGTTTCTTACCCAGCAAGGCTTATATCCTGTCGCTGAACAAAAGTTATCTCAGGCACTAGAAGGCTTTAATTTGTTGGGCAATAGTGAAAAAATAGCCGCGACTTACCGTAAGTTTGCCATTGTAGGTTTGCATGAAAACGACTACGACAAAGTTAAAAAATACCAGTTATTGGAGGCCAAGACCGCAAATCAGGCTGGGCTTTATGGCATTGAAGTGCGGGCCCATACTTATTTAGCTGTGCTAGCGGCAAAGTTTAAACACAAAGAAGATAGAAATTATTACTTGTATCAAGCCGAATTATTGCTGGATAAATATAAGATGCCGCACCAGCATTACGCGGAAGTCTATTACCAAAAAGCGTTGTATAACCAATGGTCTGATCCTAAAAAAGCTGAAGAATACTATCAGCGCGTATTGGCGATATTTGAACCTACACAACAACACTGGGTAAAAGAGATGGCGGTGACAGGCTACGCTAAGTTTTTAGTTAGACAAAAACGTTGGCATGAGGCGTTGGCGTTATATCCAAACCCAGAAAGCTATGATGGTTACGACCATATGCAAATTGCTCATATTTACTTAGCGCAAGACAACGAGCGCATGGCCATTGAGCATGCCCAAGAATCGTTTAGGCTATTGAACCTTAATGCTCATCCGAGTGAAGCATTAAATACCGCTTTATTTTTGTATGGCGTATACAAACGCAAAAATGAGCAAGTTGAAATGGACAGATACCTTGGTTTTATCAAGCAAGAAGTTACCCAAATGTGGCTTAGAATGGGTAAACATGCCATAGA